From one Chryseobacterium sp. 3008163 genomic stretch:
- a CDS encoding universal stress protein: MRTIVVPTDFSKPARNAAVYALHLAHALKSDMHLCHSFEIPIESPMLGQTAWAVYEYPALQKDNDEELKKLAKTLEDKEKILWGDVIQLVNDTAAKNKTLLIVMGMQGAGMLTRFLFGSNSLKMMENTKHPLLLIPPKHKFKGLKKIAFATDLDKKDIKTAQSLIEFAEYFGAELLITHIIQSSNEVIENTEYEHRKEFF; the protein is encoded by the coding sequence ATGAGAACAATTGTAGTACCCACAGATTTTTCAAAGCCGGCAAGAAATGCAGCGGTTTATGCACTTCATCTAGCTCATGCCCTGAAATCAGATATGCATCTTTGCCATTCTTTTGAGATTCCTATTGAAAGCCCCATGCTTGGGCAGACTGCCTGGGCTGTATATGAATATCCTGCCTTGCAGAAGGATAACGACGAAGAACTTAAAAAGCTGGCGAAAACCTTAGAAGATAAGGAGAAAATACTATGGGGAGATGTCATCCAATTAGTCAATGATACTGCTGCCAAAAATAAAACCCTTCTTATTGTGATGGGGATGCAGGGAGCCGGAATGCTTACCCGATTCCTTTTTGGAAGCAACAGTCTGAAAATGATGGAGAATACAAAGCATCCTCTCCTTTTAATCCCTCCAAAACACAAGTTTAAAGGGTTGAAAAAAATTGCGTTTGCAACAGATCTTGATAAGAAGGATATAAAGACAGCCCAATCTTTAATTGAATTTGCTGAATACTTTGGCGCCGAGCTTTTGATTACGCACATTATTCAGAGCAGCAATGAGGTTATTGAAAATACAGAGTATGAGCACAGAAAAGAATTTTTTTAA
- the gcvT gene encoding glycine cleavage system aminomethyltransferase GcvT produces MESVKTKKTAFNAIHHILGGKMVEYAGFEMPVQYKGVTCEHETVRSSVGVFDVSHMGEISIQGKGSFELMQKLTTNDVSKLYPGKVQYSCMPNDTGGIIDDLLVYKISENDYLLVVNASNIQKDLDWIKRHNSFGAEVTNISDSISLLAVQGPKSLKVLQKLTDINLKELESYSFTIDELARIPNALISATGYTGETGFEIYVENKYAAHLWEAIFEAGKDEGIEPIGLAARDTLRLEMGYCLYGNDINDYTSPLEAGLGWITKFTKDFIYNGFLKIQKEKGVTKKLVGFEIEGKGIPRHGYEIWDHNHQIIGTVTSGTLSPTLKKGIGMGYVCFGSAKHGSEIFINIRNKPVKGIIVKTPFIKD; encoded by the coding sequence ATGGAGTCTGTAAAAACAAAGAAAACAGCATTTAATGCAATCCATCACATCCTTGGTGGGAAAATGGTAGAATATGCCGGTTTTGAAATGCCCGTCCAGTACAAAGGAGTAACGTGCGAGCATGAAACGGTAAGAAGCAGTGTTGGAGTTTTTGATGTGTCACATATGGGAGAGATCTCGATACAAGGAAAAGGTTCTTTTGAATTAATGCAGAAACTCACGACCAATGATGTGTCAAAACTTTATCCTGGTAAAGTACAATACAGCTGTATGCCCAATGATACAGGCGGAATTATTGACGATTTGCTGGTTTATAAAATAAGTGAAAACGACTACCTTCTTGTGGTTAATGCTTCAAACATACAAAAAGATCTGGATTGGATTAAAAGACATAATTCTTTTGGAGCAGAAGTAACCAATATTTCAGATTCAATTTCTTTATTGGCTGTTCAGGGGCCAAAATCTTTAAAAGTATTACAGAAGCTGACAGATATTAATTTAAAAGAATTAGAATCTTATAGTTTCACCATTGATGAATTAGCCCGTATTCCGAATGCTTTGATCTCAGCAACAGGATATACAGGAGAAACTGGGTTTGAAATCTATGTAGAGAACAAATATGCAGCTCATCTATGGGAAGCGATATTTGAGGCAGGAAAAGATGAAGGTATTGAACCGATTGGATTAGCCGCCAGAGATACATTGCGATTGGAAATGGGTTATTGCCTCTATGGAAATGATATTAATGATTACACTTCGCCTTTGGAAGCAGGTCTTGGCTGGATAACAAAATTTACCAAAGATTTTATTTACAACGGATTTTTAAAAATTCAAAAAGAAAAGGGTGTTACTAAAAAGCTGGTAGGTTTTGAAATTGAAGGCAAAGGCATTCCCCGCCATGGATATGAAATTTGGGATCATAATCATCAAATTATTGGAACGGTTACCTCGGGAACACTTTCTCCTACACTCAAAAAAGGAATAGGGATGGGATACGTCTGTTTTGGAAGTGCTAAACACGGAAGTGAAATTTTTATTAATATAAGAAATAAACCGGTCAAAGGTATCATTGTGAAAACTCCATTTATTAAAGATTAG
- a CDS encoding response regulator has protein sequence MEKKRILIIEDNDDIRESTSEILQLANYEVFQAVNGKKGIELAIKHIPDVILCDIMMPELDGYGVLHLLGKREDTELIPFIFITAKTERMEIRKGIEMGADDYLTKPFDDIELLGAIESRLKKKERQKKIYSANLNKMTNLLEGSQGLDELKKTFDESKVKSFKKKQVIYYEGDAAHTAYLVISGSVKTTKMNEGGKELMTGIYHPEDYFGITSLFSGNEYKETAEVLEDTELCFLPKDLVNALLYKYPDIAKKFISILAQNVNDHEEQLLQLAYCSVRKRMAEVLLRLHASYSSNDCFEISRENLASMAGMASETVSRILTDFKSEKLIDKTAGKITLLNITNLQRLKN, from the coding sequence ATGGAAAAAAAACGAATTCTAATCATTGAAGATAATGACGATATCCGTGAAAGTACTTCAGAGATTCTTCAATTGGCCAACTACGAGGTCTTTCAGGCTGTGAACGGAAAAAAAGGAATTGAACTGGCTATTAAACATATACCAGATGTTATTCTATGTGACATTATGATGCCTGAGCTTGACGGATATGGTGTATTGCATCTTTTAGGCAAGAGAGAGGATACCGAATTGATTCCTTTTATTTTTATAACGGCAAAAACTGAACGCATGGAGATCAGAAAGGGAATAGAAATGGGTGCAGATGATTATCTTACAAAACCTTTTGATGATATTGAGCTTTTGGGAGCGATAGAAAGCAGGCTGAAAAAAAAGGAACGCCAAAAGAAAATTTACAGTGCTAATCTCAATAAGATGACGAATTTACTTGAGGGTTCTCAAGGTCTTGATGAACTGAAAAAAACTTTTGATGAAAGCAAAGTAAAATCATTTAAAAAGAAACAAGTCATTTACTACGAAGGCGATGCCGCCCATACTGCCTATCTTGTAATTTCGGGCTCGGTAAAAACCACCAAGATGAATGAAGGCGGAAAAGAGCTCATGACCGGGATTTATCACCCAGAAGATTATTTTGGAATTACATCGCTGTTTTCAGGTAACGAATACAAGGAAACTGCAGAGGTTTTGGAAGATACAGAATTGTGTTTTCTACCGAAAGATTTAGTCAATGCACTCTTGTATAAATATCCTGATATTGCGAAGAAATTTATCAGTATTTTAGCGCAAAATGTCAATGATCACGAAGAACAATTGCTGCAGCTGGCTTACTGTTCAGTTAGAAAGAGGATGGCGGAAGTTTTACTAAGGTTGCATGCAAGCTATTCTTCTAATGACTGTTTTGAAATTTCAAGAGAAAATCTTGCTTCAATGGCTGGCATGGCCAGTGAGACTGTTAGCAGAATCCTTACAGATTTTAAATCTGAAAAACTCATCGATAAAACTGCAGGAAAAATCACCCTTCTCAACATCACGAATCTTCAAAGACTTAAAAATTAA
- the gcvH gene encoding glycine cleavage system protein GcvH has product MKIPENLLYTEDHEWVRLEKDMAYIGITDFAQCELGDIVYVEIETLGEILKQHGIFGTIEAVKTVSDLFLPIAGKILEINPKLESNPELVNSDPYGEGWMIKIKMANLFDTEWLLRPDVYKCLIGL; this is encoded by the coding sequence ATGAAGATCCCTGAAAACCTCTTGTATACTGAAGATCATGAGTGGGTTAGATTAGAAAAGGACATGGCGTATATTGGAATTACCGATTTTGCCCAATGTGAATTAGGAGATATAGTATATGTTGAAATAGAAACCCTTGGGGAAATCTTAAAACAACATGGGATATTTGGAACAATTGAAGCTGTAAAGACAGTGTCTGACCTTTTCCTACCCATTGCGGGAAAAATATTGGAGATTAATCCCAAATTAGAATCCAATCCTGAACTCGTAAATTCTGATCCTTATGGAGAGGGGTGGATGATAAAAATTAAAATGGCAAATCTTTTTGATACAGAATGGCTGCTGAGACCTGATGTATATAAATGTCTAATAGGATTATAA
- a CDS encoding HEAT repeat domain-containing protein — protein sequence MDELITKLAKINHGFKPFEEEAVKIIDSHSMIASKNIALNLLKSNFYQIRSCAVFILGFISSEDKSALHTLKEHAKLDSSWQVQEIIAKAFDQFCKDSGYENSLPQIKEWLTDENPNVCRAVTEGLRIWTNRSYFREYPEEAIKLISIHKASTSEYLRKSVGNSLRDIKKSTLTLLKMKYLNGILMISILHLPIVMLKIVIDRMIIFISLSFIYESFNHTF from the coding sequence ATGGACGAACTTATTACAAAACTTGCAAAGATTAATCATGGATTTAAACCTTTCGAAGAGGAAGCAGTAAAAATAATAGATTCACATTCAATGATAGCTTCTAAAAATATTGCTTTAAATCTGTTAAAAAGTAATTTTTATCAAATCCGGTCATGTGCAGTCTTTATTTTAGGCTTCATATCTTCTGAGGACAAATCTGCTCTTCATACTCTAAAAGAACATGCTAAATTAGATAGTAGCTGGCAGGTTCAAGAGATAATAGCAAAGGCATTTGACCAATTTTGCAAGGATAGCGGATATGAAAATTCTCTACCTCAGATCAAAGAATGGTTAACCGATGAAAACCCCAATGTTTGCAGAGCGGTTACAGAAGGATTGAGAATTTGGACAAACCGCTCTTATTTCAGAGAATACCCTGAGGAAGCAATAAAGCTTATTTCCATTCATAAAGCAAGCACAAGCGAATACCTTCGGAAGTCGGTGGGGAACTCATTGAGGGATATAAAAAAAAGCACCCTGACCTTATTGAAAATGAAATATCTAAATGGAATCTTGATGATATCAATATTGCATTTGCCTATAGTTATGTTAAAAATCGTCATTGATAGAATGATTATTTTTATTAGTTTATCATTCATTTATGAATCATTTAATCATACTTTCTAA
- a CDS encoding Crp/Fnr family transcriptional regulator, whose product MISKFIFNNQYLFEDLPQYDKETLQKVMQVKNYRKNEAIFTEGTIPNGIFFLKNGKVKKYKVDNDGREQIIYIYNAGEFFGYSAILSNDTYGDTTLAIENSVIAFISKENFLRILDQSDFFSKLLLKSLSHEFSVMANLMTVLSQRTVRERVALSLLILHRKYKSNIAEDKTYITLSRTDLANMVGTANETLARILHDFREDHLIVMEGRKILLIDLERLTRIANI is encoded by the coding sequence ATGATTTCAAAGTTTATTTTTAATAATCAATATCTTTTTGAGGATCTTCCCCAATATGATAAAGAGACCCTTCAAAAGGTAATGCAGGTTAAAAATTACCGTAAAAATGAAGCCATATTTACTGAGGGAACCATTCCTAACGGTATATTTTTTTTAAAAAATGGTAAGGTTAAAAAGTATAAGGTGGATAATGATGGAAGAGAGCAGATCATCTATATCTATAATGCCGGAGAATTTTTTGGATATTCAGCCATATTAAGTAATGATACATATGGAGATACTACACTAGCGATAGAAAACTCTGTTATTGCTTTTATTTCAAAAGAAAATTTTTTGAGGATTCTTGATCAGTCAGACTTTTTCTCAAAATTACTTCTCAAAAGTCTTAGCCATGAATTTAGTGTGATGGCTAATCTAATGACCGTTCTGTCACAACGAACGGTCAGGGAACGTGTAGCATTAAGTTTATTAATTCTGCATAGAAAATATAAATCTAATATAGCAGAGGATAAAACTTATATTACATTATCCAGAACAGATCTTGCCAATATGGTAGGAACTGCCAATGAAACGTTAGCCCGTATTCTTCATGATTTCCGGGAAGATCATCTTATCGTTATGGAAGGAAGAAAAATTCTATTAATAGATTTGGAACGCCTTACCCGTATTGCGAATATCTAA
- a CDS encoding MBL fold metallo-hydrolase, whose product MFQGIKSLREQNWQPLNLDIAETDIVILTHTHLDHCGYIPLLVKNGFKVSLLEILESMIK is encoded by the coding sequence TTGTTTCAGGGCATCAAATCTTTGCGTGAACAAAATTGGCAACCGTTAAACTTAGATATAGCTGAAACTGATATTGTAATTCTTACCCATACCCATCTTGATCATTGTGGCTATATTCCTCTTCTTGTTAAGAATGGTTTCAAAGTTTCATTATTAGAAATTTTAGAAAGTATGATTAAATGA
- a CDS encoding protein-L-isoaspartate O-methyltransferase, which translates to MIFQQIRKNIDVKDAIFNEIYPPNIKVVAEKHWTPVAVAKMAAKYLVEKPGTKVLDIGAGAGKFCLVGAASTEGFFYGVEQRSSLTKISKK; encoded by the coding sequence ATGATTTTTCAACAAATTAGGAAGAATATTGATGTAAAAGATGCCATTTTTAATGAAATATATCCTCCAAACATAAAGGTCGTTGCAGAAAAACACTGGACTCCTGTTGCTGTAGCCAAAATGGCTGCAAAATATTTGGTAGAAAAACCAGGTACGAAAGTGCTTGATATTGGTGCGGGTGCAGGTAAGTTTTGTCTGGTCGGTGCTGCTTCTACAGAAGGTTTTTTTTATGGAGTAGAGCAGAGGTCTTCCCTCACTAAAATATCAAAAAAATAG
- a CDS encoding metallophosphoesterase family protein codes for MIKNLSIYLLIALLLSLNVFAQHKAIQIAFLADVHFQDLYGNFSDNTFRGVENLKTKKKTLLRTMDSQLHSTRIFNENYFAFLAALDDVAKRGIKIVALPGDYTDDGQAYNLRGLKQILNEYEKKYGMRFFITTGNHDPVSPFLKDGGKDDFLGENGSPVNIFSNKNLVQNNGQETFITKDIAMSGYLEIMNELKEFGFFPAEKDLFWETPFNHNSYKDYSFKNALKSSEYSNRMYEVSHGFSVPDLSYVVEPVKGIWLLAIDGNTYLPKNINGNPTNPDNFHGASVGYNNVLTNKKHLIDWVKNISKEAEKNHKVLIAFTHYPMLDYNDGVSEDIKNLLGENKWQLDRVPDDQVAQVFADAGLKLHFAGHMHINDTGIKKFENGKMLVNIQVPSLAAYLPGYKILTVNSPADFEVETVSITDVPRFDELFPLYLKEFDVLKSQNIKDIWNLDILKTKNYHDFTLFHLKELVRLRFVPSDWPKDFIKKASKLSGEDLLYLSIGIANSNKINVGNFKTWNFEDALLNLYQLQSADELAKKDIPEKRLSQFKILHENFEKVNTEDEFLNQLKTFFKILNKLSSGDPADHFKIDFKKREILNL; via the coding sequence TTGATAAAAAATTTATCTATTTATCTTTTGATTGCTTTACTGCTTTCGCTAAACGTATTTGCACAACATAAGGCGATTCAAATAGCATTTTTGGCAGATGTTCATTTTCAGGATCTTTATGGTAATTTTTCAGATAATACATTCAGAGGAGTAGAAAATCTAAAAACCAAAAAGAAAACCTTATTGAGAACAATGGATTCTCAGCTCCATTCGACAAGAATTTTTAATGAAAATTATTTTGCTTTTCTGGCAGCTTTGGATGATGTAGCAAAACGGGGAATTAAAATCGTCGCACTTCCCGGTGATTATACTGATGACGGACAAGCCTACAATTTAAGAGGATTAAAACAGATTTTAAATGAGTATGAGAAAAAGTATGGAATGAGGTTTTTTATTACCACAGGAAATCACGATCCGGTAAGTCCGTTTTTGAAGGATGGTGGTAAAGATGATTTTTTAGGCGAAAATGGAAGCCCTGTTAATATTTTCAGTAATAAAAATTTAGTTCAAAATAATGGTCAGGAAACCTTCATTACCAAAGATATTGCGATGTCTGGCTATCTTGAAATTATGAACGAGCTCAAAGAATTTGGGTTCTTCCCTGCTGAAAAAGATCTGTTTTGGGAAACTCCATTTAATCATAATTCTTACAAAGATTATAGTTTTAAAAATGCTTTAAAAAGTTCAGAATATTCTAACAGAATGTATGAAGTTAGTCACGGATTTTCTGTTCCTGATTTGAGTTATGTGGTAGAACCTGTAAAAGGAATTTGGCTTTTAGCAATTGACGGAAATACCTATTTGCCAAAAAACATTAATGGAAATCCAACAAATCCCGATAATTTTCATGGTGCTTCTGTTGGATACAACAATGTACTTACCAATAAAAAACATTTGATTGATTGGGTGAAAAACATTTCAAAAGAAGCAGAAAAAAACCACAAAGTTCTTATTGCATTTACGCATTATCCGATGCTTGATTACAATGACGGAGTTTCTGAAGATATTAAAAATTTATTAGGTGAAAATAAATGGCAGCTTGACAGAGTACCAGATGATCAGGTTGCTCAGGTTTTTGCCGATGCAGGACTGAAACTTCATTTCGCAGGTCACATGCACATCAACGACACCGGAATCAAAAAGTTTGAAAACGGAAAAATGCTGGTCAACATTCAGGTTCCTTCGTTGGCAGCTTATCTTCCGGGATATAAAATTTTAACGGTGAATTCTCCCGCTGATTTTGAAGTGGAAACGGTTTCTATTACTGATGTTCCACGTTTTGATGAGCTATTTCCTTTGTATCTGAAAGAGTTTGATGTTTTAAAAAGTCAGAATATAAAAGATATTTGGAACCTTGACATTTTAAAAACAAAGAATTATCATGATTTCACATTATTTCATTTAAAAGAACTGGTGCGACTGAGATTTGTTCCTTCAGATTGGCCTAAAGATTTTATTAAAAAGGCCTCCAAACTTTCAGGAGAAGATTTACTATATTTAAGTATTGGCATCGCAAATTCAAATAAAATAAATGTAGGGAATTTTAAAACATGGAATTTTGAAGATGCTTTATTAAATCTTTATCAATTGCAGTCTGCAGACGAATTAGCAAAAAAAGACATTCCTGAAAAACGCCTTTCACAATTCAAAATTTTACACGAAAATTTCGAAAAAGTGAACACAGAAGATGAATTTCTAAATCAGCTGAAAACATTCTTCAAAATTTTAAATAAACTGTCTTCGGGAGATCCCGCAGACCATTTCAAAATTGATTTTAAGAAAAGGGAAATTTTAAATTTATAA
- a CDS encoding YoaK family protein — MYLFAIHFIFLLGAFISGLLIEWTAKYNPHNSYIIPLSIEIVLMLLIGFSPELFPDNSSAPLVISSVLLFAMGLQNALVTRVSQSVVRTTHLTGLFTDLGIELSLLFFQKQKEKRAQVNKSIFLKIMIIICFFSGGIIGALTYQHFQLKTLLIPACLLLFALWYDRLLAKYYHIKRKLR; from the coding sequence ATTTATTTATTTGCTATACATTTTATTTTTTTATTAGGTGCTTTTATTTCAGGACTGCTAATTGAATGGACTGCAAAGTACAACCCCCATAACTCATATATCATTCCTTTATCTATTGAAATTGTTCTAATGCTTCTCATCGGTTTCTCACCTGAATTATTTCCGGATAATTCCTCTGCTCCATTGGTGATTTCTTCCGTATTACTTTTTGCCATGGGATTGCAAAATGCTCTCGTTACCCGTGTTTCACAGTCTGTAGTAAGAACAACTCATCTAACAGGACTTTTTACAGATTTGGGAATTGAGCTATCGCTGCTGTTTTTTCAAAAGCAAAAAGAAAAGAGAGCACAAGTAAATAAAAGTATATTTTTAAAAATAATGATCATCATTTGTTTCTTTTCGGGAGGAATTATTGGGGCACTCACCTATCAGCATTTTCAATTAAAAACACTTCTTATCCCAGCCTGTTTACTATTATTCGCCTTGTGGTATGATAGATTATTAGCTAAATATTATCATATAAAAAGAAAACTGAGATAA
- a CDS encoding PAS domain-containing sensor histidine kinase: MESAKLLYAIINTAIDGIITIDNRGRIESMNPSARKIFGYTEEELKGKNISVLMPEPDKSRHDGYLSHYHNTGEKKIIGKGREVRGLRKDGSQFPFRLAVSEVQYEDRVIYAGFIHDLSKEKEAEENLKKYTFELEELVENRTKTLKQMLCELEEAKEEANNSLEKEKELSRMKSRFVSMASHEFRTPLSSMQLSVVLIEKYLQISDDEQILKHLHKVKHSITGLNSILNDFLSLEKLDSGIVEAQYESFDILQFCEEIAEEMQLISKEDQIIIYQHSGSEKIVCLDQNLLRNCLINLISNAIKYSGEHTLIEFFSEVNEEQYVFSIKDNGLGIPEEDQPFLFQPFFRAHNTGNIPGTGLGLNIVLRYVNLMNGSIKYESRSGEGTLFTLSFQK, encoded by the coding sequence ATGGAAAGCGCAAAGCTGTTATATGCCATTATAAACACTGCTATTGACGGTATTATCACCATTGACAACAGGGGACGAATAGAAAGTATGAATCCTTCAGCACGTAAAATTTTTGGCTATACGGAAGAGGAACTTAAAGGTAAAAATATTTCGGTACTAATGCCGGAACCTGATAAAAGCAGACACGACGGTTATTTATCTCATTATCATAATACCGGAGAGAAAAAAATTATCGGTAAGGGTAGGGAGGTTAGAGGTTTAAGAAAAGACGGCAGCCAATTTCCCTTTAGGCTTGCGGTAAGTGAAGTCCAATACGAAGACAGAGTAATTTATGCAGGTTTTATCCATGATCTTTCTAAAGAAAAGGAAGCTGAAGAAAATTTAAAAAAGTACACTTTTGAGCTAGAGGAACTGGTGGAAAACAGAACCAAAACCCTGAAGCAGATGCTCTGTGAGTTAGAAGAGGCGAAGGAAGAAGCCAACAATTCTCTTGAAAAAGAAAAGGAGCTCAGCCGTATGAAAAGCCGATTTGTATCGATGGCCTCTCACGAATTCAGAACTCCCCTAAGTTCTATGCAGCTTTCAGTGGTATTAATAGAAAAGTATCTTCAAATTTCCGATGATGAGCAGATCTTAAAACATCTTCATAAAGTTAAACATTCGATAACCGGATTAAATTCTATCCTGAATGATTTTCTCTCGTTGGAAAAATTGGATTCGGGAATTGTAGAGGCTCAATATGAGTCATTTGATATCCTTCAGTTTTGTGAAGAAATTGCTGAAGAAATGCAACTCATCAGCAAAGAAGACCAGATTATCATTTACCAGCATTCAGGATCTGAAAAGATCGTCTGCTTAGATCAGAATTTACTAAGAAACTGTTTGATTAATTTAATAAGCAATGCGATTAAATATTCAGGTGAGCACACGCTTATTGAGTTTTTTTCTGAAGTAAATGAAGAACAATATGTGTTCTCCATAAAAGATAATGGCCTGGGGATACCGGAGGAAGATCAGCCTTTCCTTTTTCAGCCTTTTTTCAGAGCTCACAATACCGGAAATATCCCGGGAACGGGTTTAGGTCTTAATATTGTGCTCAGATATGTCAATCTGATGAATGGAAGTATTAAATATGAAAGTAGATCGGGAGAAGGAACTCTGTTCACACTTTCATTTCAGAAATAA
- a CDS encoding glycine cleavage system protein H: MLVPKNHYYTENHLWLRKIGLYDFCVGITDFAQKEIGEIHLVEYIRQESIIGKENHFGAIHGINKTFSLVAPCDFQIVEMNENVAVKPSHINTDPYNSWFFILSTHISTNEFLTYEEYLKLIK, encoded by the coding sequence ATGCTTGTTCCCAAAAACCATTATTATACAGAAAATCATCTGTGGTTAAGAAAAATAGGACTATACGATTTCTGTGTAGGGATTACCGACTTTGCTCAAAAGGAGATAGGAGAAATCCATCTGGTTGAATATATCAGGCAAGAATCTATCATAGGTAAAGAGAACCATTTTGGAGCTATACATGGAATCAATAAGACTTTTTCGCTTGTTGCTCCATGTGACTTTCAAATTGTAGAGATGAATGAAAATGTAGCTGTAAAACCTTCCCATATTAACACAGACCCATATAATTCTTGGTTTTTTATTCTTTCAACTCATATTTCAACAAATGAATTTTTAACATACGAAGAATATTTAAAATTAATAAAATGA
- a CDS encoding Hsp20/alpha crystallin family protein, giving the protein MKAIEMTTQKSLNDIVEDFWSKDGFLPDFSKIDPTINIADKNGVYKINVSAPGYKKKDFHIAVEDGALIISAETKTEKEKNKENYVRKEFSASSFSRRFRLPDSVNIGHIKAKYNDGLLKITINKAKLDHKEVKQIKIN; this is encoded by the coding sequence ATGAAAGCTATAGAAATGACTACACAGAAATCATTAAATGATATTGTAGAAGACTTTTGGAGTAAAGACGGATTCTTGCCTGATTTTTCTAAAATAGATCCTACTATTAATATTGCTGATAAAAATGGAGTCTACAAGATCAATGTTTCGGCTCCCGGATATAAGAAAAAAGATTTCCATATAGCGGTGGAAGACGGAGCGCTAATTATCAGTGCTGAAACCAAAACCGAGAAAGAAAAAAACAAAGAAAATTATGTGAGAAAGGAATTTTCTGCTTCTTCATTCAGTCGCCGTTTTCGTTTACCGGACAGTGTTAATATAGGACACATAAAAGCTAAGTATAATGACGGTTTGTTAAAAATAACCATCAATAAGGCTAAACTGGACCACAAAGAAGTTAAGCAGATTAAAATTAATTAG